Proteins encoded in a region of the Benincasa hispida cultivar B227 chromosome 2, ASM972705v1, whole genome shotgun sequence genome:
- the LOC120071402 gene encoding transcription factor TCP5-like — protein sequence MLRNNSSKEKGCEAKEEGIRSSNNNDDGKYSFSKAASTSSRQWSGFRNPRIVRVSRSFGGKDRHSKVCTIRGLRDRRIRLSVPTAIQLYDLQDKLKLGQPSKVIDWLLDVTKLDIDNLPPLQIPPGFSPFHQQMLFPQYDPHHHYYSTSSSSSRLCNSLPPPPPPPSFALDVKGIDAYQTTMTVEKTKLWDVDLGLQEKAAAATTATTKGKWIDGSNTTNSQQVEDYNEQISSQKLLSMAICSSNLPNMMNNNSTPYNNYNSCLSLSQFGNNNNDDNGNFPSQLVEAAAQTSTSSSSNSSLFFTPYASYITNPFESHIHFLSSNSHVNLSNPFMPNSSLHPFASQNLKPFPPPSFNLKQLLHAADNNPGGSRAGASSSAKDGAAENS from the coding sequence ATGTTGAGGAATAattcttcaaaagaaaagggGTGTGAAGCAAAAGAAGAAGGAATTAGAagtagtaataataatgatgatggaaaatatagtttttctaaGGCTGCAAGTACAAGTTCAAGACAATGGTCAGGATTTAGAAATCCAAGAATTGTTAGAGTTTCTCGTTCATTTGGAGGCAAAGATAGGCACAGCAAAGTTTGTACAATTAGAGGTTTGAGAGATAGAAGGATTAGACTTTCAGTTCCAACTGCAATTCAACTCTATGATCTTCAAGACAAGCTCAAACTTGGCCAACCAAGTAAGGTCATTGATTGGCTTCTCGACGTTACCAAACTCGACATCGACAACCTCCCTCCCCTCCAAATCCCGCCCGGTTTCTCTCCGTTCCACCAACAAATGCTCTTCCCTCAATATGATcctcatcatcattattattccacttcttcttcttcttcccgacTTTGTAATTCTCtccctcctcctcctcctcctccctcCTTTGCGCTTGACGTAAAGGGAATTGATGCGTATCAGACGACAATGACGGTCGAAAAAACGAAACTTTGGGATGTGGATTTAGGACTACAAGAAAAAGCAGCAGCAGCCACAACAGCAACAACGAAAGGGAAGTGGATTGATGGAAGTAATACTACTAATAGTCAACAAGTAGAAGATTACAATGAGCAAATTTCATCTCAAAAGCTCTTATCAATGGCCATTTGTTCTTCAAATTTACCCAATATGATGAACAATAATTCCACTCCTTACAATAATTACAACTCTTGTTTATCACTTTCACAATTTGGGAACAACAACaatgatgataatggaaatttTCCATCACAATTAGTTGAGGCTGCAGCTCAAACAAGTACTTCATCATCTTCTAATTCTTCACTATTCTTCACTCCTTATGCTTCATATATTACCAATCCCTTTGAAAGCCATATCCATTTCTTGAGCTCAAATTCCCATGTTAATTTGTCCAATCCCTTCATGCCTAATTCATCTCTCCACCCTTTTGCCTCACAAAACTTGAAACCTTTTCCACCTCCAAGTTTCAATCTCAAGCAACTTCTTCATGCAGCTGACAACAATCCTGGGGGCAGCCGTGCCGGTGCAAGCTCCTCCGCGAAAGATGGGGCGGCCGAGAACTCGTAG